A window from Drosophila miranda strain MSH22 chromosome Y unlocalized genomic scaffold, D.miranda_PacBio2.1 Contig_Y2_pilon, whole genome shotgun sequence encodes these proteins:
- the LOC117193709 gene encoding antigen 5 like allergen Cul n 1-like, protein MVNLKPHRSFILNEHNKQRNFIASGSLPGYFPATRMATMVWDEELEYLATLNLKTCNMQHDDCNHSFRFRNLSQNLCGVDRYRSAPMNVTNLVEQSLGLWFGEHYVIDSSFITDFRMTSKLEKYGHFVETVVDRNTHVGCAMMSFTNPSMQPSAP, encoded by the exons ATGGTGAATCTGAAGCCGCACCGGTCGTTCATCCTGAATGAGCACAACAAGCAGCGCAACTTCATCGCCTCGGGCTCGCTGCCGGGCTACTTTCCGGCTACGCGGATGGCCACCATGGTGTGGGACGAGGAGCTGGAGTATCTGGCGACGCTCAACCTGAAGACCTGCAACATGCAGCACGACGACTGCAACCACTCGTTCCGCTTCCGGAATCTGAGTCAGAATCTGTGCGGCGTGGATCGCTACCGCAGTGCCCCAATGAACGTGACCAATCTGGTGGAGCAGTCGCTGGGTCTGTGGTTCGGCGAGCACTATGTCATCGACAGTAGCTTCATCACCGACTTCCGGATGACCAGCAAACT GGAAAAGTACGGTCACTTTGTGGAAACGGTGGTGGACAGGAACACCCATGTCGGCTGCGCCATGATGAGCTTCACCAACCCGAGTATGCAGCCTTCTGCTCCGTGA